Proteins found in one Coffea eugenioides isolate CCC68of chromosome 5, Ceug_1.0, whole genome shotgun sequence genomic segment:
- the LOC113772335 gene encoding uncharacterized protein LOC113772335, whose translation MDEAFLTAYVSFRENNIWDNRKSLETNYDMLAAHLASNHILTVTGQQLQTRFYYIKKKWDLFCNLRGISSKTETGVGWSEDSYCFTADDEHWANLEQTNASYVDFKKENSCYWYDRLTPLLLGRHATGSRAQSASEVVHLEPPRRERINSASKSRKGKGKASSSRVPTPVNVPAVEDDDDVYYVPPVPGAVGQKRSASSLGTSGEPEGSRGSKSTRSSTGLEDALSKIGNYTDFVLEDRRSRSEYDSLHGIMQCQDVITSMDIPDEWRLEACDHYAKYENEGARIIFIRASAADRYGYILKLMKAKGLA comes from the exons ATGGATGAAGCTTTCCTCACAGCCTACGTCAGTTTTCGGGAAAATAACATTTGGGACAACAGGAAGTCGCTAGAGACCAACTACGACATGTTGGCAGCCCATTTGGCGAGCAATCACATACTGACTGTGACTGGCCAGCAATTGCAGACCAGATTCTATTACATCAAGAAGAAATGGGACCTGTTCTGCAATCTGCGTGGGATTTCATCAAAGACAGAGACCGGGGTTGGGTGGAGTGAGGACAGCTACTGTTTCACTGCTGATGATGAACATTGGGCCAACTTGGAGCAG ACCAATGCCTCGTACGTTGACTTCAAAAAAGAGAATTCATGCTACTGGTACGATCGGTTGACACCTCTACTGCTTGGAAGACATGCCACAGGCAGCCGTGCCCAGTCTGCAAGCGAGGTCGTTCATTTGGAACCGCCTCGCCGAGAACGGATCAACTCTGCTAGTAAAAGTCGAAAGGGAAAAGGTAAAGCCTCTAGCTCGAGGGTGCCTACTCCGGTGAACGTACCAGCAGTTGAGGATGACGACGACGTCTACTATGTTCCCCCAGTTCCTGGTGCAGTTGGACAAAAACGGTCAGCCTCAAGCCTAGGAACCAGTGGTGAACCTGAAGGGAGTAGAGGTTCAAAATCGACACGGTCATCTACTGGTCTTGAGGATGCTCTAAGCAAGATCGGGAATTACACCGACTTCGTTCTTGAGGACAGACGGAGTAGGTCGGAGTACGACTCCCTCCACGGCATAATGCAGTGCCAGGATGTGATCACCTCAATGGATATTCCGGACGAGTGGAGACTTGAAGCATGTGATCACTATGCCAAATATGAGAACGAGGGTGCAAGGATTATTTTTATTAGAGCTTCTGCAGCCGATCGCTACGGCTACATCCTGAAGTTGATGAAGGCGAAAGGCTTGGCCTAA